A genome region from Bradyrhizobium sp. WSM1417 includes the following:
- a CDS encoding Ldh family oxidoreductase — protein sequence MPIVRADRLTRISAALLRAAGASEEEADAVASGCVNANLAGHDSHGVIAIPTYVDRIKAGHIVPGAKWTIVQESPTTTVIDGQWGFGFHVNAKAMALTIEKAKTANVAACTVFRQSHVGRLAAYPLMAMREGMIGIATADSGRSPKHVAPFGGREARLGTNPISIAVPSDLDAPFYLDMATSAVAAGKVQLAVARDEEIPRGWIIDAEGRHTTDPTQYRKGGALLPLGGTEGYKGSGLAAMVEVLCGLLTGLGFGVEPTGRHNDGCFMAVFNVAAFRPLQEFKREVAEFAHYLKSTPPSEGSKGVFYPGEIEGVREQQRLRDGIEIEDATWERLRALAREYRLDTVLDLA from the coding sequence ATGCCGATCGTCCGGGCCGACCGCCTCACGCGCATCAGTGCCGCGCTGCTTCGTGCCGCCGGGGCTTCCGAGGAAGAGGCCGACGCGGTTGCAAGCGGCTGCGTCAACGCCAATCTCGCCGGCCACGATTCCCACGGCGTGATCGCCATTCCCACCTATGTCGACCGGATCAAGGCCGGCCACATCGTGCCCGGCGCCAAATGGACTATCGTGCAGGAATCGCCGACGACGACCGTAATCGACGGCCAGTGGGGGTTTGGCTTCCACGTTAACGCCAAGGCGATGGCGCTGACGATCGAGAAAGCGAAGACGGCGAATGTCGCCGCCTGCACCGTGTTTCGGCAGAGCCATGTCGGCCGCCTCGCCGCATATCCGCTGATGGCGATGCGCGAAGGCATGATCGGGATCGCAACGGCGGATTCCGGCCGTTCGCCGAAGCATGTGGCGCCGTTCGGTGGCAGGGAGGCACGGCTCGGCACCAATCCGATCTCGATCGCGGTGCCGTCCGACCTCGATGCGCCCTTCTATCTGGACATGGCGACCTCTGCGGTCGCGGCCGGCAAAGTCCAGCTCGCGGTCGCCCGCGACGAGGAGATTCCGAGGGGATGGATCATCGACGCCGAGGGACGACACACCACCGATCCGACCCAATACCGCAAGGGCGGCGCGCTGCTGCCGCTCGGCGGCACCGAGGGCTACAAGGGCAGCGGGCTCGCCGCCATGGTCGAGGTTCTGTGCGGCCTGCTCACCGGCCTCGGTTTCGGCGTCGAGCCCACGGGCCGGCACAATGACGGCTGCTTCATGGCCGTGTTCAACGTCGCCGCGTTTCGCCCGCTGCAGGAGTTCAAGCGCGAGGTCGCCGAGTTCGCACACTATCTCAAATCGACCCCGCCCTCCGAGGGCAGCAAGGGCGTGTTCTATCCTGGTGAGATCGAGGGCGTGCGCGAGCAGCAGCGCCTGCGCGACGGCATCGAGATCGAGGATGCGACCTGGGAAAGACTGCGCGCGCTCGCGCGCGAGTACAGGCTCGATACGGTCCTCGATCTGGCCTGA
- a CDS encoding LLM class flavin-dependent oxidoreductase: protein MTRQMVLVGFLQAQNCTNLPSSWRHPDSRDDSMSADYYQEIAKILEAGKFHMAFFDDRLAMPDRYGNDHTHTVEYGIRCVKMDPLIVLTTMGMVTEKLGLGATGSTTYFEPFDIARRFATLDLMSGGRAGWNVVTSLNDGEAHNMGCDSHPEHDSRYDKADEFMEVVLGHWDTWEDGALIMDKTSGRFADPGKVKRLDHRGKFYKSRGPFTVPRSDQGHPVIIQAGASGRGQRFAGRWGEVIFTAARNLAAAKEGYASVRNEAAKAGRDPEAMFLCNLTTPICAATKAEAEDKMALINQLPLQIDALSLLAEALNYDFASKDLDEPLTTEELKSMQGILGIRDGVLKNSGKSNPSARDFVTFSGRGQVQDAMVGGPKEIADKLEEMFVERGCDGFVIAATYVPGSYADFVQHIVPELQRRGLFQKEYRGKTLRENLGLKRPAAGDWKVQPRDAAE, encoded by the coding sequence ATGACGCGGCAGATGGTACTGGTCGGCTTCCTTCAGGCCCAGAACTGCACGAATTTGCCGAGCTCGTGGCGCCATCCGGACTCGCGCGACGATTCGATGTCGGCGGACTATTATCAGGAGATCGCCAAAATCCTCGAAGCCGGCAAGTTCCACATGGCCTTCTTCGACGACCGGCTGGCGATGCCGGACCGCTACGGCAACGATCACACCCACACCGTCGAATACGGCATCCGCTGCGTGAAGATGGACCCGCTGATCGTGCTGACGACGATGGGCATGGTTACGGAGAAGCTCGGGTTGGGGGCGACCGGCTCGACGACCTATTTCGAGCCTTTCGACATCGCCCGCCGCTTCGCAACGCTCGACCTGATGTCCGGCGGACGCGCCGGGTGGAACGTCGTCACCTCGCTCAATGACGGCGAGGCACACAACATGGGGTGCGACTCTCATCCCGAACATGATTCTCGCTACGACAAGGCCGACGAATTCATGGAGGTCGTGCTCGGCCATTGGGACACTTGGGAGGACGGCGCGCTCATCATGGACAAGACGAGCGGCCGCTTCGCCGATCCGGGCAAGGTGAAGCGGCTCGATCACAGGGGCAAATTCTACAAGTCGCGCGGTCCCTTCACCGTGCCGCGCTCGGATCAGGGCCATCCCGTGATCATTCAGGCCGGCGCCTCCGGCCGCGGGCAACGCTTTGCTGGTCGATGGGGCGAGGTGATCTTTACCGCTGCTCGCAACCTCGCCGCCGCCAAGGAAGGCTATGCGTCCGTGCGTAACGAGGCCGCGAAAGCCGGCCGCGATCCGGAAGCGATGTTCCTTTGCAACCTGACGACACCGATCTGCGCGGCGACCAAAGCCGAGGCCGAAGACAAGATGGCGCTGATCAACCAGCTGCCGCTGCAGATCGACGCGCTGTCGCTGCTGGCCGAAGCGCTCAACTACGATTTCGCCTCCAAGGATCTCGACGAGCCGCTCACCACGGAAGAGTTGAAGAGCATGCAGGGCATTCTAGGCATCCGCGACGGCGTGCTCAAGAACTCCGGCAAGAGCAATCCGAGCGCGCGCGACTTCGTCACCTTCTCCGGCCGCGGTCAGGTCCAGGATGCGATGGTTGGCGGCCCCAAGGAGATCGCGGACAAGCTCGAAGAAATGTTCGTCGAGCGCGGCTGCGACGGCTTTGTCATCGCCGCGACCTATGTGCCCGGCTCCTATGCCGATTTCGTGCAACATATCGTCCCGGAATTGCAGCGGCGCGGATTGTTCCAGAAAGAATATCGCGGCAAGACGCTGCGGGAAAATCTCGGGCTGAAGCGGCCGGCTGCCGGCGACTGGAAAGTGCAGCCGCGCGATGCCGCAGAATAA
- a CDS encoding fumarylacetoacetate hydrolase family protein: protein MRWLKFTATNKTSWGIVEGDQVIAVDGDPFVEWQRTSRTHPLSQVRIELPLIPRTFYCVGLNYLKHLKEAADKRGEVPAVPDRPEIGYRAQNALIAHGEEVVIPSFATDKIHYEGELVVVIGKKVKHLTKQNAMDCVFGYTIGNDVSERSWQKADRSLWRSKNADTFKPMGPWIETEADLDKMETIVRVNGKETNRFRTNDMIFGVVPFLVELTKYFTLWPGDVIWMGTDGASPDIKHGDVVEIDITGIGTLRNRFVREER, encoded by the coding sequence ATGCGCTGGCTGAAATTCACCGCCACGAACAAGACGTCCTGGGGAATCGTCGAGGGTGACCAGGTCATCGCGGTCGACGGCGATCCCTTCGTGGAATGGCAACGCACCTCGCGCACGCATCCGCTGTCGCAGGTTAGAATCGAGCTGCCACTAATTCCCCGCACCTTCTACTGCGTCGGGTTAAACTACCTGAAGCACCTGAAGGAGGCAGCCGACAAGCGCGGCGAAGTACCGGCGGTGCCGGACAGACCCGAGATTGGCTATCGCGCCCAGAATGCGCTGATCGCACATGGCGAGGAGGTCGTGATCCCGTCCTTTGCAACGGACAAAATCCACTACGAAGGCGAACTCGTCGTCGTCATCGGCAAAAAGGTCAAGCATCTCACCAAACAGAATGCCATGGATTGCGTGTTCGGCTACACCATCGGCAACGACGTCAGCGAGCGCAGCTGGCAGAAGGCCGACCGCAGCCTGTGGCGGTCGAAGAACGCCGACACGTTCAAGCCGATGGGCCCGTGGATCGAGACCGAGGCCGATCTCGACAAGATGGAAACGATCGTCCGGGTCAATGGTAAGGAGACCAACCGCTTCCGCACCAATGACATGATCTTCGGCGTGGTGCCGTTCCTGGTCGAGCTGACCAAATACTTTACGTTATGGCCTGGCGACGTGATCTGGATGGGCACCGACGGAGCCTCGCCTGACATCAAGCACGGCGACGTCGTGGAGATCGACATCACCGGCATCGGCACGCTGCGGAACAGATTCGTGCGGGAGGAGCGGTGA
- a CDS encoding Lrp/AsnC family transcriptional regulator, whose product MIEDQDARILAFLQKDGRATNQQLADAVGMSTSACWRRVRALEESGAIRGYAALVAREQAGFAMSAILHVSLERHDAKFVDEFVARVTTRREVLECFATTGDADYHLRVVVQDMAAYNRFLDDFMFRIPGIRYVRSNVVLKEIKTGVALPF is encoded by the coding sequence ATGATCGAAGACCAGGATGCGCGGATTCTCGCCTTCCTTCAGAAGGACGGCCGCGCCACCAACCAGCAGCTCGCCGACGCGGTCGGCATGTCAACATCGGCGTGCTGGCGCCGGGTGCGCGCGCTGGAGGAGAGCGGTGCGATCCGGGGCTATGCGGCCCTGGTCGCGCGCGAGCAGGCCGGCTTTGCGATGTCCGCGATCCTTCACGTCTCGCTGGAACGGCACGACGCAAAATTCGTCGACGAGTTCGTCGCGCGGGTGACAACGCGACGTGAGGTGCTGGAGTGCTTTGCGACAACGGGCGATGCCGATTACCATTTGCGCGTCGTCGTGCAGGACATGGCGGCCTACAACAGATTCCTAGACGACTTCATGTTCCGAATTCCCGGCATTCGCTATGTCAGAAGCAACGTGGTGCTGAAGGAGATCAAGACCGGCGTGGCGCTGCCGTTTTGA
- a CDS encoding indolepyruvate ferredoxin oxidoreductase family protein has protein sequence MDAIPSLDPYELSDRYDREEGRVFLTGTQAIVRIALDQVRRDRAAGLNTAGFISGYRGSPLGGIDLELWRIQERLKRDRIEFLPAVNEDLAATAVLGSQQVETQADREVDGVFGLWYGKGPGVDRSGDALKHGNAYGSSPHGGVLVVAGDDHGCVSSSMPHQSDVAFMSWFMPTLHPASVSEYLEFGEYGYALSRFTGMWVGFKAISEIVESGASVALRPPRAFHTLHFTPPLGGLHYRWPDLPGPQIEERLEAKKHAVYAFAKANPIDRHIYDIPGATYGIVTTGKAHLDLMEALRLMGLDEAACRSIGIDIYKVGMVWPLALHDAMAFVKGKREILVVEEKRGIIESQFKEYFYDYPGAKPERMVGKHDEQGARLISWIGELSPRALAGVLARRLDPMFPGLNLAARVAPLMPEAARTINVSGATRTPYFCSGCPHNTSTKVPEGSKALAGIGCHFMASWMDRETSSLIQMGGEGVNWAASSRFTGNKHVFQNLGEGTYYHSGSMAIRQAIAAKANITYKILFNDAVAMTGGQPVDGPISVHAIAHSVRAEGVARIALVSDDPAQFSPADLPIGVSIHPREEMDAVQRELRDIVGVSVLIYQQTCATEKRRRRKRGQMAEPKRFAYINDLVCEGCGDCSVESNCLSVEPKETPFGRKRRINLSSCNKDFSCLNGFCPSFVTVEGATRRKKGASRIDAVGHAATLPLPAPATLDRPYDLLVTGVGGTGVITVGALIGMAAHLERNGVSVLDFTGFAQKFGPVLSYIRLAASPDALHQVRIDQGAADALIGCDLVVSSSPKASGTYRKGTRAAVNTAEMPTGDVVRFRDADLASPARLRAIGQVIGDGNLDTINANALAERLLGDAVYANIVMLGFAWQHGLLPVSLSALLRAIELNGVAVESNKLAFAWGRIAAADRDFLPKTDEAPKAETLDQIIARRADFLTAYQNEAYAAHYRSIIERVRRTEALLGSEALTEAAARALFKLMAYKDEYEVARLHMQSGFLDELKREFEDGFSVRYHLAPPFLPSERDARGRSRKRAFGQWIQLPLAMLARLKGLRGTVFDPFGYTVERRTERELVTWYEDVIERMLRELDAARLPDLIVIAKAPMEIRGYGPVKNIAIAKVKPAVERLLADVIAASQAKLRPRLT, from the coding sequence ATGGACGCCATTCCGTCTCTCGATCCTTACGAGCTTTCCGACCGCTACGATCGCGAAGAGGGTCGCGTCTTCCTCACCGGCACGCAGGCCATCGTCCGCATCGCGCTCGACCAGGTGCGGCGCGACCGTGCCGCGGGGCTGAACACGGCGGGCTTCATTTCGGGCTATCGCGGTTCGCCGCTCGGCGGCATCGACCTCGAACTGTGGCGCATCCAGGAGCGGCTGAAGCGGGACCGCATCGAATTCCTCCCCGCAGTGAACGAAGATCTTGCCGCGACTGCGGTGCTCGGCTCACAACAGGTCGAGACGCAAGCCGACCGCGAGGTCGATGGCGTGTTCGGGCTCTGGTATGGCAAGGGCCCCGGTGTCGATCGCTCCGGCGATGCGCTGAAACACGGCAATGCCTACGGCTCCTCGCCGCATGGCGGCGTGCTGGTGGTCGCCGGCGATGACCATGGCTGCGTCTCGTCCTCGATGCCGCACCAGTCCGACGTCGCTTTCATGAGCTGGTTCATGCCGACGCTTCACCCCGCAAGCGTCAGCGAATATCTCGAATTCGGCGAATATGGCTACGCCCTGAGCCGCTTCACCGGCATGTGGGTCGGTTTCAAGGCGATCTCGGAGATCGTGGAATCCGGCGCTTCCGTCGCGCTGCGCCCGCCGCGCGCCTTCCACACGCTGCACTTCACGCCGCCGCTTGGCGGCCTGCACTATCGCTGGCCCGATCTGCCCGGCCCGCAGATCGAGGAGCGGCTGGAGGCGAAGAAACACGCGGTCTACGCCTTCGCAAAGGCCAATCCGATCGATCGTCACATCTACGATATCCCGGGCGCTACCTACGGCATCGTCACCACAGGCAAGGCGCATCTCGATCTGATGGAAGCGCTGCGGCTGATGGGTCTCGACGAAGCAGCCTGCCGCAGCATCGGCATCGACATCTACAAGGTCGGCATGGTCTGGCCGCTGGCGCTGCATGACGCGATGGCGTTCGTGAAGGGCAAGCGCGAGATCCTCGTGGTCGAGGAGAAGCGCGGCATCATCGAAAGCCAGTTCAAGGAATATTTTTACGATTATCCCGGCGCAAAGCCCGAGCGCATGGTCGGAAAGCATGACGAGCAAGGGGCGCGGCTGATCTCCTGGATCGGCGAATTGTCACCGCGCGCGCTCGCGGGGGTGCTCGCACGCCGTCTCGATCCGATGTTCCCAGGCCTCAATCTCGCCGCACGCGTGGCCCCCTTGATGCCTGAAGCCGCGCGCACGATCAACGTCAGCGGTGCGACGCGCACGCCCTATTTCTGCTCGGGATGCCCGCACAATACATCGACAAAGGTGCCCGAGGGATCGAAGGCGCTAGCCGGCATCGGCTGCCATTTCATGGCGAGCTGGATGGACCGCGAGACCTCGTCGCTGATCCAGATGGGCGGCGAAGGCGTGAACTGGGCCGCCTCGTCACGATTCACCGGAAACAAGCACGTCTTCCAGAATCTCGGCGAAGGCACCTACTATCACTCCGGTTCGATGGCGATCCGGCAGGCGATCGCGGCCAAGGCCAACATCACCTACAAGATCCTGTTCAACGATGCCGTCGCGATGACCGGCGGCCAACCCGTCGACGGCCCGATCAGCGTCCACGCCATCGCGCACAGCGTCCGCGCCGAGGGCGTTGCGCGCATCGCGCTGGTGTCGGACGATCCCGCACAGTTTTCGCCGGCGGACCTGCCGATCGGCGTCAGTATCCATCCCCGCGAGGAGATGGACGCCGTGCAACGCGAGCTGCGCGACATCGTCGGCGTCTCGGTGCTGATCTATCAGCAGACCTGCGCGACAGAGAAGCGGCGTCGTCGCAAGCGTGGGCAGATGGCCGAACCCAAACGCTTCGCCTACATCAACGATCTCGTCTGCGAGGGCTGCGGCGACTGCTCGGTTGAATCCAACTGCCTCAGCGTCGAGCCCAAAGAGACGCCCTTTGGCCGGAAGCGCCGGATCAATCTCTCGTCCTGCAACAAGGACTTCTCCTGCCTCAACGGGTTCTGCCCGAGCTTCGTCACCGTTGAGGGCGCGACACGCCGGAAGAAGGGCGCAAGCCGGATCGACGCAGTCGGCCACGCGGCCACGCTTCCCCTGCCCGCGCCCGCAACGCTCGACCGTCCCTATGATCTGCTCGTCACAGGCGTCGGCGGCACCGGCGTGATCACGGTCGGCGCGCTGATCGGCATGGCGGCGCATCTCGAACGAAACGGCGTCTCGGTGTTGGATTTTACCGGCTTTGCGCAGAAATTCGGGCCGGTGCTGAGCTACATCCGATTGGCCGCATCCCCCGATGCGTTGCACCAGGTCCGTATCGACCAGGGCGCGGCCGATGCGCTGATCGGCTGCGACCTCGTCGTCAGCTCCTCGCCGAAGGCGTCCGGCACCTATCGGAAAGGCACGCGGGCCGCGGTCAACACCGCGGAGATGCCGACCGGCGACGTCGTCCGCTTCCGCGACGCAGATCTCGCCTCACCTGCCCGCCTGCGCGCGATCGGCCAGGTGATCGGCGACGGCAATCTCGACACCATCAACGCCAACGCACTGGCCGAACGCCTGCTCGGCGATGCCGTCTATGCCAACATCGTCATGCTGGGCTTTGCCTGGCAGCACGGGCTGCTGCCGGTCTCGCTCTCGGCGCTGTTGCGCGCGATCGAGCTCAACGGCGTCGCGGTCGAAAGCAACAAGCTGGCTTTCGCCTGGGGCCGGATTGCAGCGGCCGATCGTGACTTTCTGCCGAAGACGGACGAGGCGCCGAAAGCCGAGACGCTCGACCAGATCATCGCCCGCCGCGCCGACTTCCTCACCGCCTATCAGAACGAGGCCTATGCGGCGCACTACCGGTCCATTATCGAGAGAGTCCGCCGCACTGAGGCTCTGCTGGGCAGCGAGGCGCTCACCGAGGCAGCCGCGCGCGCCCTGTTCAAGCTGATGGCCTACAAGGACGAGTACGAGGTGGCGCGTCTGCACATGCAGAGCGGCTTCCTCGACGAGCTGAAGCGCGAGTTCGAGGACGGTTTCAGCGTCCGATACCATCTCGCTCCGCCCTTCCTGCCGTCGGAACGCGACGCGCGCGGCCGGTCGCGCAAGCGCGCTTTCGGTCAGTGGATCCAGCTGCCGCTAGCCATGCTGGCGCGATTGAAAGGGTTGCGCGGGACAGTATTCGATCCGTTCGGCTACACCGTCGAACGCCGCACCGAGCGAGAGCTGGTCACCTGGTATGAGGACGTGATCGAACGTATGCTCCGCGAACTCGATGCGGCGCGCCTGCCCGATCTCATCGTGATCGCCAAGGCGCCGATGGAGATCCGCGGTTACGGGCCGGTGAAGAACATCGCGATCGCGAAGGTGAAGCCAGCAGTCGAACGGCTTCTCGCCGATGTGATCGCAGCATCGCAAGCAAAGTTGCGCCCACGGTTGACGTGA
- the iaaH gene encoding indoleacetamide hydrolase, with amino-acid sequence MDFDQLTLTQAAADLRAGKVTSAALTTEALARAKANADLNAFVTLHEAGALKAAAAFDATGDRTNPLGGVPIVIKDNIEVAGLPCSAGTPALKDYVPTADAPVAAKLRAAGAVIIGKTSMHELAFGISGYNTAFKTGAEFGVRNAYDRALIAGGSSSGTGAAIGARIVAGGLGTDTGGSVRVPAALNGCASLRPTIGRYPQDGIAPLSHTRDTAGPMAATMADVALLDRVITSGDTIAPADLNQVRIGIVKAILTNLDADTDAAFEAAVTKMKAQGVTVIEIEMPLLAELNSQVSFPVVLYEAYDDMVAYLRHTGTGLSIEALAAEISSADVKGTYDGLVIPRKLPAPDGTLVDAKPIYDAAINTARPALQALYSRTFADNRLDAIAFPTTPRVAIASNLDSSSLENFGLFIQNTDPGSNAGIPGIQIPIALGATSKLPVGLELDGPPGSDRRLLAIGMALDAVFGRLPAPPPS; translated from the coding sequence ATGGATTTCGATCAGTTGACCCTCACCCAGGCCGCCGCCGACCTCCGCGCCGGCAAAGTGACGAGCGCCGCACTCACGACTGAAGCTCTTGCCCGTGCCAAAGCCAATGCCGACCTCAACGCCTTCGTCACCCTGCACGAGGCCGGCGCCCTGAAGGCCGCGGCCGCATTCGACGCGACGGGCGACCGGACAAATCCGCTCGGCGGCGTGCCCATCGTGATCAAAGACAATATCGAGGTCGCCGGGCTGCCCTGTAGCGCGGGCACGCCGGCCCTCAAGGATTACGTTCCCACGGCCGACGCGCCGGTTGCGGCAAAACTGCGGGCCGCAGGCGCGGTCATCATAGGCAAGACCAGCATGCACGAGCTCGCCTTCGGCATCTCCGGCTACAACACCGCATTCAAGACCGGCGCGGAGTTCGGCGTGCGCAACGCCTATGACCGCGCCCTGATCGCGGGCGGCTCCTCCTCCGGAACGGGCGCCGCGATCGGCGCGCGGATCGTCGCGGGCGGGCTCGGCACCGACACTGGCGGATCGGTCCGCGTGCCGGCTGCGCTGAACGGCTGCGCCTCGCTGCGTCCGACGATCGGCCGCTATCCGCAAGACGGAATCGCACCGCTCTCGCACACCCGCGACACCGCGGGTCCCATGGCCGCGACCATGGCGGATGTCGCGCTGCTCGACCGCGTCATTACGAGCGGCGATACTATCGCGCCGGCCGATCTGAACCAGGTGCGGATCGGCATCGTGAAGGCCATACTGACCAATCTCGACGCCGACACCGACGCCGCATTCGAGGCGGCCGTCACGAAAATGAAGGCGCAGGGCGTCACCGTCATCGAAATCGAGATGCCGCTGCTCGCCGAACTCAACAGCCAGGTGAGCTTTCCCGTCGTGCTGTATGAGGCCTATGACGACATGGTCGCGTATCTTAGACACACCGGTACCGGCCTCAGCATCGAGGCGCTGGCAGCGGAGATATCCAGCGCAGACGTGAAGGGCACCTATGATGGGCTGGTGATCCCGCGCAAACTGCCCGCCCCCGATGGCACGCTGGTTGACGCCAAGCCGATCTATGACGCCGCGATCAACACAGCGCGCCCCGCGCTTCAGGCGCTCTACAGCAGGACTTTCGCCGACAACCGGCTCGATGCCATTGCCTTCCCGACCACGCCGCGTGTCGCCATCGCCTCCAATCTCGATTCCAGCAGCCTCGAGAATTTCGGCTTGTTCATCCAGAACACCGATCCCGGCAGCAATGCCGGCATTCCCGGCATCCAGATTCCCATTGCGCTCGGCGCCACCAGCAAATTGCCCGTCGGCCTCGAGCTGGACGGCCCGCCCGGAAGCGATCGCCGGCTGCTCGCGATCGGCATGGCGCTCGACGCAGTGTTCGGGCGGCTGCCGGCGCCGCCCCCATCATGA
- a CDS encoding LysR family transcriptional regulator: MDRLTSLEVFSRVVETGGFSAAARKLNMSTTMVSNHVQALEDRLGVRLLQRTTRKVNLTEIGKAYYDRCIQILADIEQADDIASELQSVPRGTLRIHVATHMVPFVAPVVAKLLSTYPELKIDLRMGEAEIDLIEEGYDVALRMTAPPDSSLIVRSLATWRHVLCCSHDYLERHGRVQKLDELTAHNCARHLNYPFGDDWRFFDRKGAPASVRISGSFITNSGEALRKVALEGAAVCLMAGFLVRDDLDAGRLVRLLPEYRPVEMSMNAVYPHRHHLSAKVRTFIDMLVHHSAEQQKLINPYS; encoded by the coding sequence ATGGATCGATTGACCAGTCTCGAAGTCTTCAGCCGGGTGGTCGAGACCGGCGGCTTCTCTGCAGCAGCCCGCAAGCTCAACATGTCGACCACCATGGTGAGCAATCACGTCCAGGCGCTGGAAGACCGGCTCGGGGTGAGGCTGCTTCAGCGCACCACGCGTAAGGTCAACCTCACCGAGATCGGCAAGGCCTATTACGACCGCTGCATCCAGATCCTCGCCGATATCGAACAGGCCGACGATATCGCGAGCGAATTGCAGTCGGTGCCGCGTGGCACGCTACGAATTCACGTCGCCACGCACATGGTGCCGTTCGTCGCGCCAGTGGTGGCAAAGCTCCTGTCGACCTATCCAGAGCTCAAGATTGATCTACGCATGGGCGAAGCCGAGATCGACCTCATCGAAGAAGGCTACGACGTTGCCCTGCGCATGACCGCGCCGCCGGATTCGAGCCTGATCGTCCGCAGCCTCGCCACCTGGCGCCACGTGCTGTGCTGCTCGCACGACTATCTCGAACGGCACGGTCGCGTGCAGAAGCTCGATGAGCTCACGGCGCACAATTGCGCCCGTCACTTGAATTATCCGTTCGGCGACGATTGGCGCTTCTTCGATCGCAAGGGCGCGCCCGCATCGGTGCGCATCTCCGGCAGCTTCATCACCAACAGCGGTGAGGCCTTGCGGAAGGTGGCGCTGGAAGGCGCTGCCGTCTGCCTGATGGCCGGCTTTCTCGTTCGGGACGATCTCGACGCGGGTCGCCTCGTTCGCCTGCTGCCTGAATATCGTCCCGTCGAGATGTCGATGAACGCCGTCTATCCGCACCGGCATCATCTGTCGGCGAAGGTCAGGACCTTTATCGACATGCTCGTGCATCACAGCGCCGAGCAGCAGAAGCTGATCAATCCCTATTCATGA
- a CDS encoding HlyD family secretion protein, whose amino-acid sequence MSEMPRSENFQQATEILQASPPVPVRGPTRNIVRRAALALAFLAGTAAIVHYGHDYWVNGRYLETTDDAYVKADSTIIAPKVSGYIAKVLVSDNEKVKAGQLLAKIDDRDFKAALDQARADVAAAEASVRNLDAQLELQQPIIEQSTADVAAADANLKFAQEERARYDDLMKSGSGTIQRAQQTDAALRASNAQLQHARSGLVAAQRKVDVLTTQRAQATAQFEHARAVAEQATLNLSYTEITAPVDGAVGARSLRVGQFVQAGTQLMAVVPLDAVYVVANFKETQLTHVRAGQPVELHVDSFRNQTLRGHVDSLSPASGLEFALLPPDNATGNFTKIVQRVPVKIVLDDHSLTGLLRPGMSAEPTVDTKATVLAERETAKRLADNAARPNGG is encoded by the coding sequence ATGTCCGAGATGCCCCGCAGCGAAAACTTCCAGCAAGCGACTGAGATACTGCAAGCTTCTCCGCCGGTGCCGGTGCGTGGTCCGACCCGGAATATAGTCCGGCGGGCGGCGTTGGCGCTCGCGTTCCTCGCGGGCACAGCAGCGATTGTCCACTACGGACACGACTACTGGGTCAACGGCCGTTATCTCGAGACAACCGACGACGCCTATGTGAAGGCCGATTCCACGATCATCGCGCCAAAAGTCTCGGGCTACATCGCCAAGGTGCTGGTCAGCGACAACGAAAAAGTCAAAGCGGGCCAGCTGCTGGCGAAGATCGACGACCGCGACTTCAAGGCGGCGCTCGACCAGGCCCGCGCCGATGTCGCTGCGGCGGAAGCGTCGGTGCGCAACCTCGACGCCCAGCTCGAACTCCAGCAGCCGATCATCGAGCAGAGCACGGCCGATGTCGCTGCTGCGGACGCGAATCTGAAATTTGCGCAGGAGGAGCGCGCCCGCTACGACGATTTGATGAAGTCGGGCTCCGGCACGATTCAGCGCGCACAACAGACTGACGCTGCGTTGCGCGCCAGCAACGCACAGCTGCAACATGCCAGGTCGGGCCTCGTGGCCGCGCAACGCAAGGTCGACGTGCTCACCACCCAGCGCGCGCAGGCTACGGCCCAGTTCGAACATGCGCGCGCGGTCGCGGAGCAGGCGACGCTGAATCTCTCCTACACCGAGATTACCGCGCCGGTCGACGGCGCCGTCGGCGCCCGCTCCTTGCGCGTGGGACAGTTCGTGCAGGCCGGCACGCAATTGATGGCGGTGGTGCCGCTCGATGCGGTCTATGTCGTGGCGAATTTCAAGGAGACGCAGCTCACCCATGTCCGCGCCGGCCAGCCGGTCGAGCTGCACGTCGACAGCTTCCGCAACCAAACCCTGCGCGGTCACGTCGACAGCCTTTCGCCGGCGAGCGGGCTCGAATTCGCACTGCTGCCGCCCGACAACGCCACCGGAAATTTCACCAAGATCGTGCAACGGGTGCCGGTGAAGATCGTGCTTGACGACCACAGCCTGACCGGCCTGCTGCGCCCCGGCATGTCCGCGGAGCCGACAGTCGACACCAAGGCGACCGTGCTGGCTGAGCGCGAGACGGCCAAGCGCCTCGCCGACAATGCGGCCCGTCCGAACGGCGGCTGA